The segment TGCCTGCTGGTGTTTTTTTACTGCCCCGGGCCGGTTTAACCTTGTCGTCTGTTTCCTCCCGGGCCTTTTCACGGGTAGTACAGCTTTCATTGCCGCACTGAGTTACAACCCGTCCGTTTTTATATTTATGCTTGGTCATAAAGCTGCCGCACACAGCGCAATTCTCTTTTAACGGCATATCCCAGGTAACAAAGTCACATTGCGGATAATTCTTACAACCATAGAACACTCTGCCACGTTTGGTCCGGCGTTCAATAACGGCGCCCCCGCATTTTGGGCAGGCTACGCCTGTTTCTTTAATAATCGGTTTGGTGTTCCGGCACTCGGGAAAACCGGGACAAGCTAGAAAATTACCATACCGTCCCTGTTTGACTACCATCAGCTTGCCACAGTTCTCGCAAGGAATGTCGGACACCTCTACCGGTAACTCCACATGGCCTATTTCTTCCTCGGCATGGGCCAGCGTTTGGGCAAAGGGCTGATAGAATTGTTCCAGCAAAGCAACACGGGAACCGTGTCCCTCGGCAATCTCGTCCAGACTGTCTTCCATTTGAGCGGTAAAGGCCACATCAACAATATTGATAAAATACTGTTTTAACAAATCCACTACCACAAAACCCAGCTCGGTAGGTTCAAACTTTTTATCTACCCGCACCACATAGCCGCGCCCCAGAATGGTCTCGATAATAGGCGCATAGGTACTGGGTCGGCCAATTCCTTTTTCTTCCAGTATTTTTACCAGCGAAGCCTCGGTATAACGGGGCGGCGGTTCGGTAAAATGCTGTTTTGGCAAAATCTTGGACATTTTGAGCGATTGGCCTGGCTCGAGCTCCGGCAACGTCACTTCCTTGTCCTTTTCTTCCTCGCCCTTTTCTTTTCCCTCGGTATAAACAGCCATAAAGCCGGTAAATTTTATCTGTGAGCCGGTTGCCCGGAGTTCATAGCGGTCGGCGGCAATATCCACCGTCAGCGTGTCATAAACAGCAGCCGCCATCTGGCTGGCCACAAACCGTTCCCAGATCAGCGTATACAGCTTCAACTGGTCTTTGGCCAAGTATTTGCCGATCGTGTCGGGCGTCATAAGCACATCGGTGGGGCGCACAGCCTCATGGGCATCCTGTGCGCTTTTTTTGCTGCTGTAAACCGGACTCTTTTCCGGCACATAGCCGCTGCCGAACTTCTCAATAATATAGCTGCGGGCCTCCTGTTGCGCCGATTCGGCGATCCGGGTGGAGTCGGTACGCATGTAAGAAATCAAACCGACCGGACCCCGGCTGCCTACATCTAAACCTTCATAGAGCTGCTGGGCCACCATCATGGTTTTCCGGGAAGTAAAGCCCAGCTTTCGTGAGGCATCCTGCTGCAGGCTGCTGGTGGTAAAGGGCGGCGCCGGATTACGCCGGCGTTCACGCCGCTTTACAGCGCTGACGGTATATTCCGCCTTCTCCAGATCTTTAGTGATAGCCGTTGCCTGTTCCTCATTGTTAACTTCGGCTTTCTTTCCTTCAATCGCCACCAGTTGCGCCTCAAATAAGGCTGCCCTAGCGGATTTTCTCAGTTTAGCCGTAATGGACCAATATTCCTCCGGCTGGAAGGCCTGGATTTCCTTTTCCCTGTCGCAAATCATCCGGACGGCCACCGATTGTACCCGTCCGGCGCTTAAACCTTTCCTGACCTTGCGCCAAAGCAGCGGACTCAGCTTATAGCCGACAATCCGGTCCAAATGCCGCCTGGCCTGCTGAGCGTCAACCCT is part of the Propionispora vibrioides genome and harbors:
- the topA gene encoding type I DNA topoisomerase, with amino-acid sequence MTKALVVVESPAKAKTIEKFLGKNYTVRASMGHLRDLPKSQFGIDIEQQFTPKYINIRGKGDLIKSLKEAAKNADKVYLASDPDREGEAIAWHLAHLLHIPADESCRIEFNEITKSAIQNAVKHPRPINLARVDAQQARRHLDRIVGYKLSPLLWRKVRKGLSAGRVQSVAVRMICDREKEIQAFQPEEYWSITAKLRKSARAALFEAQLVAIEGKKAEVNNEEQATAITKDLEKAEYTVSAVKRRERRRNPAPPFTTSSLQQDASRKLGFTSRKTMMVAQQLYEGLDVGSRGPVGLISYMRTDSTRIAESAQQEARSYIIEKFGSGYVPEKSPVYSSKKSAQDAHEAVRPTDVLMTPDTIGKYLAKDQLKLYTLIWERFVASQMAAAVYDTLTVDIAADRYELRATGSQIKFTGFMAVYTEGKEKGEEEKDKEVTLPELEPGQSLKMSKILPKQHFTEPPPRYTEASLVKILEEKGIGRPSTYAPIIETILGRGYVVRVDKKFEPTELGFVVVDLLKQYFINIVDVAFTAQMEDSLDEIAEGHGSRVALLEQFYQPFAQTLAHAEEEIGHVELPVEVSDIPCENCGKLMVVKQGRYGNFLACPGFPECRNTKPIIKETGVACPKCGGAVIERRTKRGRVFYGCKNYPQCDFVTWDMPLKENCAVCGSFMTKHKYKNGRVVTQCGNESCTTREKAREETDDKVKPARGSKKTPAGKAKQPVKRRKTSG